In the Synechococcus sp. Nb3U1 genome, one interval contains:
- a CDS encoding Crp/Fnr family transcriptional regulator, which produces MLLFEGFSPEVLEPIARQMSLRSHPVNQAILLQNDWGNAVYFILEGWVKIRTHDLEGREITLTILGPGEIFGEMAALDEVPRSTDVMALTATKVSCLSAQHFLAFLASDPQVGIRLAQLMSRRLRQINRRLQLREASSTARVADVLLFLAESRGRVSRAGVEIPNLPHRELSSMSGLARETVTRVLSKLEQEDLIQRDRNRDILCIPQMDVLEKLIG; this is translated from the coding sequence ATGCTTCTGTTTGAAGGATTTTCACCCGAGGTGCTAGAGCCAATAGCCCGGCAGATGTCATTGCGCTCTCATCCTGTGAACCAGGCTATCTTGCTGCAAAACGACTGGGGTAATGCGGTCTATTTCATCCTAGAAGGTTGGGTTAAAATTCGCACCCACGATTTGGAAGGCCGCGAGATTACCCTGACTATTCTCGGCCCGGGGGAAATCTTTGGCGAAATGGCTGCTTTGGATGAAGTGCCTCGTTCTACCGATGTCATGGCCTTGACGGCCACCAAGGTCAGTTGTTTGTCGGCCCAACATTTTCTGGCTTTTTTGGCTTCGGATCCCCAGGTGGGTATTCGGTTGGCTCAGTTGATGTCGCGTCGTCTACGGCAGATCAATCGTCGCCTACAATTACGAGAGGCCAGTAGTACTGCTCGTGTGGCGGATGTGTTGCTGTTTTTGGCCGAGTCTCGGGGTCGAGTTAGCCGTGCCGGAGTTGAGATTCCCAATTTGCCCCACCGCGAGTTGAGCAGCATGAGTGGGTTGGCCCGGGAAACTGTAACCCGTGTCCTCTCCAAGCTGGAACAGGAGGATCTGATCCAACGGGATCGCAATCGGGATATCCTCTGTATCCCCCAGATGGATGTGCTAGAGAAATTGATTGGTTAA
- a CDS encoding bifunctional aminoglycoside phosphotransferase/ATP-binding protein, which yields MTDARLPQLIQAMLDPAFYPHPVQAPIQLIQTHISYILLTGDYAYKVKKPLDFGFLNFTSLEQRHHFCQEELRMNQRGAPGLYLQVLPITQTNGQFQFNGSGECVEYALKMRQFPQESLFSNLFERGELTAALMEELGRVVAAFHAQTDTNDYIRSFGQPERVREAFDENYQQTQPYIGGPQTAQQYQETQTYTDRFFAERRDLFQQRLDQDRIRECHGDLHLRNICLWEGKIFLFDCIEFNEPFRFVDVMYDVSYAVMDLDARHRPDLGNAYLNTYLEETGDWAGLKVLPIYLNRQAYVRAKVTSFLLDDPTASEEVKTEAFKTAAQYYRLAWDYTRPKRGQLFLMSGTSGSGKSTVARHLARQQGAIHIRSDAVRKHLAGIPLRERGGPEVYTPEMTAKTYQRLVQLGVDLVQEGYTVILDAKFDRQDLRAIALEQAQNKGIPVRILHCFAPEATLRERLQRRASSQTRQDSGLQTQTSWIVGDQRYSADIADATADMLSKQQVHWQDFAESEQPFVTAVDTSQDWQAQLTIL from the coding sequence ATGACCGATGCCCGTTTGCCCCAGTTGATCCAAGCGATGCTGGATCCCGCCTTTTACCCCCATCCAGTGCAGGCGCCAATCCAGCTGATCCAAACCCATATTTCCTACATTCTGCTGACGGGCGACTATGCCTACAAAGTGAAGAAGCCCCTCGATTTCGGTTTTTTAAATTTCACCAGCCTGGAGCAGCGGCACCACTTTTGTCAGGAAGAGCTGCGCATGAATCAACGGGGTGCCCCCGGCCTTTACCTGCAGGTGTTGCCCATCACCCAAACCAACGGTCAGTTCCAGTTCAACGGATCTGGAGAATGTGTGGAATACGCTCTAAAAATGCGGCAATTTCCTCAGGAAAGCCTATTCAGTAACCTATTTGAACGGGGAGAACTGACTGCTGCCCTTATGGAAGAATTGGGCCGAGTCGTCGCCGCCTTTCATGCCCAAACCGACACCAACGACTACATTCGCAGCTTTGGCCAACCGGAACGGGTGCGGGAAGCTTTTGATGAGAACTACCAACAAACCCAACCTTACATCGGCGGGCCACAAACCGCTCAGCAATATCAAGAGACCCAGACTTATACAGATCGATTTTTTGCCGAACGACGGGATCTGTTTCAACAACGGCTGGATCAAGACCGCATACGAGAGTGCCACGGCGATCTGCACTTGCGCAACATTTGCCTTTGGGAAGGGAAGATCTTTTTGTTCGATTGCATCGAGTTTAATGAGCCCTTCCGCTTTGTCGATGTTATGTACGATGTCTCCTATGCGGTTATGGATTTGGATGCCCGCCACCGCCCCGATTTGGGGAATGCGTATCTGAATACCTACCTGGAAGAAACGGGCGATTGGGCAGGCTTAAAGGTTTTGCCGATTTACCTGAACCGTCAGGCCTATGTGCGAGCCAAGGTTACTTCTTTTTTGCTGGATGATCCCACTGCTTCAGAAGAGGTGAAAACAGAAGCCTTCAAAACGGCAGCTCAGTATTACCGCCTCGCCTGGGACTATACCCGCCCCAAGCGGGGACAGTTGTTCCTGATGTCGGGGACGTCGGGATCCGGCAAAAGTACGGTAGCCCGTCACCTGGCTCGTCAACAGGGGGCAATCCACATTCGCTCCGATGCTGTGCGCAAGCATTTGGCCGGGATCCCCTTACGGGAACGGGGGGGGCCGGAGGTCTATACCCCAGAGATGACCGCCAAAACCTATCAGCGCTTGGTGCAGCTGGGGGTTGATCTGGTTCAGGAGGGCTACACAGTTATTCTCGATGCCAAGTTTGACCGCCAGGATCTGCGCGCCATCGCCCTAGAACAGGCCCAAAACAAAGGGATCCCGGTGCGCATTCTCCACTGCTTTGCACCTGAGGCCACCCTGCGAGAACGCCTGCAACGCCGGGCCAGCAGCCAAACCCGTCAGGACTCCGGCTTGCAGACCCAAACCAGCTGGATCGTCGGGGATCAGCGGTATTCTGCCGATATTGCCGATGCCACCGCCGATATGCTGTCCAAACAGCAAGTTCACTGGCAAGATTTTGCGGAATCGGAACAACCTTTTGTCACTGCTGTGGATACCAGCCAGGATTGGCAAGCTCAACTCACAATCCTTTAA